In a genomic window of Pedobacter sp. KBS0701:
- a CDS encoding class I SAM-dependent methyltransferase, translating to MNNNYDKIANHYDTLSRLVFFKSQVNAQVNQLQYIPKDSSVLIVGGGTGSILEEITKIYPNGLKIVYVEISAKMIALSQKRDFKNNQVEFVNLGIEDFSTDTVFDVVLTPFLFDNFAEQRAAKVFNLLNASLKKDGLWFLVDFSLNKNNGNWWKWLLLKSMYSFFKLLGIVEANHLIDMNPYFLNADYQVLELRLYYGNFIKAVIFKK from the coding sequence ATGAACAATAACTACGATAAAATAGCCAATCATTACGATACCTTAAGTCGATTGGTATTTTTTAAATCGCAGGTTAATGCACAGGTCAATCAACTTCAGTATATTCCAAAAGATAGTTCCGTTTTAATTGTGGGTGGTGGCACAGGATCGATTTTGGAAGAAATTACCAAAATATATCCCAATGGACTAAAAATTGTTTATGTAGAAATATCAGCTAAAATGATTGCACTTTCTCAAAAACGGGACTTTAAAAATAACCAGGTCGAATTTGTGAATCTGGGCATTGAGGATTTTAGCACAGATACCGTATTTGATGTGGTTTTAACACCATTTCTTTTCGATAATTTTGCTGAGCAACGTGCCGCAAAAGTATTTAACCTTTTAAATGCATCACTAAAAAAAGATGGTCTATGGTTTTTAGTCGATTTTTCGCTAAACAAAAATAATGGGAACTGGTGGAAATGGCTGTTGCTCAAATCGATGTACAGCTTTTTTAAATTACTGGGAATTGTAGAGGCCAATCACCTGATCGACATGAATCCTTACTTTCTGAATGCAGATTATCAGGTTTTAGAACTTCGTTTGTATTATGGAAACTTCATTAAGGCGGTAATTTTCAAAAAATAA
- the recO gene encoding DNA repair protein RecO has product MLHKVRGIVLKTTNYSESSVVVQVLTDKFGMQSYLINGVKKPKARIKMNMLQSLHLLDMVVYHKTNTNIQRISEVRQTPVFKSIPYDMIKTSIVIFLNEVLYKSIRQQSADESLFDYIFNSIAWFDEVEEINPNFHLSFLLKLTRFLGFSPNGKRRNDQIYFDLQEGEFTSRLPVHSNYLQLDDATGFISLFDSPLEKISEIKLSNTQRRFLLDKILVFYTLHTASFGVVQSHKILEILLS; this is encoded by the coding sequence ATGTTGCACAAAGTTAGAGGCATTGTTTTAAAGACTACAAATTATAGCGAAAGCAGTGTGGTAGTACAGGTGCTTACCGATAAATTCGGCATGCAATCTTACCTGATCAATGGGGTTAAAAAACCAAAGGCCAGGATTAAAATGAACATGTTGCAGTCGCTACATTTGTTGGATATGGTGGTTTATCATAAAACAAATACCAATATTCAACGGATATCGGAAGTTCGGCAAACGCCTGTTTTTAAAAGTATCCCTTATGATATGATTAAAACCAGCATCGTTATTTTTTTAAATGAGGTGCTGTATAAAAGTATCCGACAGCAATCGGCTGATGAAAGTTTATTCGATTACATTTTCAATTCAATAGCCTGGTTTGACGAAGTGGAAGAGATAAACCCAAATTTTCATTTATCCTTTTTATTAAAACTTACGAGGTTTTTAGGCTTTTCTCCTAACGGAAAAAGAAGGAACGATCAGATTTACTTTGATCTCCAGGAAGGGGAATTTACTTCACGGTTGCCGGTTCACTCCAATTATCTTCAATTAGATGATGCGACAGGTTTTATTTCGTTATTTGATTCACCGCTCGAAAAAATTTCTGAAATAAAGTTAAGCAATACCCAGCGGCGCTTTTTGTTAGATAAGATATTGGTTTTCTATACCTTACATACAGCCTCTTTTGGGGTGGTGCAATCGCATAAAATCCTCGAAATTTTATTAAGTTGA
- a CDS encoding STN and carboxypeptidase regulatory-like domain-containing protein: MRALKITAIFFLISCSLVKAQSTLSRNISLNIERQKLSLVLAAIEEKGGFRFSYNSNILPLDSLVSIHENNLNIAEALDKLLSHRFEYRQSGNFVIIRYAPLELVLLVNESIGNPELYTISGQVVDKQTNKPIQDASIYEKTLLVSEISDGNGYFSIRLKNITQPISLTVSKENYKSIITHFLAEVNITNKKESPTERFISENLDIVENTWLGNALVTAQQKIQSINIGGFISKAPFQFSLIPKLNSHGSLSGQVVNKFSLNVIGAYSAGVDGAEIGFGFNIDKSDVQYFQFAGGFNLVGGNVRGIQIAGFFNHVNGNVNAMQIALAHNDVSKDFEGLQIGGIYNNVKNNFKGAQFSVGLNTIGRTLKGWQTGAFNVVGQDTKGVQIGVGGNIVKGRTSGIQIGGIANIDQETSGLNLAVLANFTSKTASGLQVGSINYANNLKGVQLGVLNVSNKNDGYSIGLINVALKGYHKFSFVTNESTNYNVAYKAGSKRLYNMLMFGTNKKSADKIYTGGLGFGKEMKLFRSVSLNPEISSQYVYQGSWDYLNLLNKFELPINIRLNKWLAIQGGPSVNVYYTRQNTKIGEFGLLQEKHRDFTFKDSRYTGWIGWNVGIVIL; the protein is encoded by the coding sequence ATGCGTGCGCTCAAAATTACCGCTATTTTTTTCCTCATTTCCTGTTCTCTGGTAAAAGCACAATCTACTTTATCCAGAAATATTTCTCTCAATATAGAACGGCAGAAATTAAGTTTGGTTCTGGCTGCAATTGAAGAGAAAGGTGGCTTCAGATTTTCTTATAACAGCAATATATTGCCGCTTGATAGTTTGGTGAGTATTCACGAAAATAACCTGAACATTGCTGAGGCCCTGGATAAATTACTAAGCCATCGGTTCGAATACCGCCAATCGGGTAATTTTGTGATCATCAGGTATGCTCCGCTCGAACTGGTTCTACTGGTCAACGAATCAATTGGTAATCCAGAACTTTACACCATTTCCGGACAAGTGGTGGATAAACAGACCAATAAACCGATCCAGGATGCCAGTATTTATGAAAAAACCTTGCTGGTTTCCGAAATATCCGATGGGAATGGTTACTTCTCAATACGTTTGAAAAACATTACACAACCCATATCGCTCACCGTGAGCAAAGAAAATTACAAATCTATCATTACCCATTTTTTGGCCGAGGTAAACATAACCAATAAAAAGGAAAGCCCGACTGAGCGATTTATCAGTGAAAATTTGGATATTGTAGAAAATACCTGGCTGGGCAATGCCTTGGTTACAGCGCAACAAAAAATCCAGTCGATTAATATCGGTGGTTTTATTTCTAAAGCGCCTTTCCAGTTTTCACTGATTCCAAAATTAAACTCTCATGGCTCACTAAGCGGACAGGTGGTGAACAAATTTTCACTTAATGTAATCGGCGCTTATAGTGCGGGCGTAGATGGTGCGGAAATTGGTTTTGGCTTCAACATTGATAAAAGTGATGTCCAGTATTTTCAGTTTGCAGGAGGTTTTAATCTAGTTGGAGGAAATGTTCGTGGAATTCAAATTGCAGGTTTTTTTAATCACGTAAATGGTAATGTAAATGCCATGCAGATTGCGTTAGCTCACAACGATGTTAGTAAGGATTTTGAAGGCTTACAAATAGGAGGTATATATAATAACGTTAAAAACAATTTTAAGGGGGCACAATTTTCTGTTGGCCTTAATACAATCGGCAGAACCTTAAAAGGCTGGCAAACAGGAGCATTTAATGTGGTTGGTCAAGATACTAAAGGAGTTCAGATTGGAGTTGGTGGGAACATCGTAAAAGGCAGAACCAGCGGAATACAGATTGGTGGAATTGCTAATATCGACCAGGAAACAAGTGGATTAAATCTTGCTGTACTCGCCAATTTTACTTCAAAAACTGCCAGTGGACTGCAGGTTGGGTCAATTAATTATGCGAATAATTTGAAAGGTGTTCAATTAGGAGTATTAAATGTTTCGAATAAAAATGATGGTTATTCCATCGGTTTGATAAATGTAGCTTTAAAAGGCTATCATAAATTTAGCTTTGTTACGAATGAAAGCACTAATTATAATGTGGCTTATAAAGCTGGAAGTAAACGTTTATATAATATGCTGATGTTCGGCACAAACAAAAAGTCAGCAGATAAAATATATACCGGCGGACTAGGCTTTGGAAAGGAAATGAAACTGTTTCGTAGTGTTTCATTAAACCCTGAAATCAGCAGTCAATATGTATATCAGGGCAGTTGGGATTACCTGAACCTATTAAATAAATTTGAACTGCCGATAAACATCAGGTTAAATAAATGGCTGGCCATTCAGGGTGGTCCATCGGTTAATGTGTATTACACCAGGCAAAACACTAAAATCGGAGAATTTGGCCTTTTACAGGAAAAACATCGGGATTTTACCTTTAAGGATTCGAGATATACTGGTTGGATAGGTTGGAATGTTGGAATTGTGATTTTATAA
- a CDS encoding PadR family transcriptional regulator, with amino-acid sequence MIAENTQTQMRKGILEYCVLSIISRGEIYASDIIAELRSAKLLVVEGTLYPLLTRLKNNGLLSYNWVESTSGPPRKYYTLTEDGRGILSQLDQTWQELAYAVGISQKGANS; translated from the coding sequence ATGATAGCAGAAAATACGCAAACGCAAATGCGGAAAGGAATTCTGGAATACTGTGTTTTATCAATCATCTCTCGGGGCGAAATTTATGCTTCGGATATTATTGCCGAATTGAGGTCGGCAAAACTGTTGGTGGTTGAGGGTACATTATATCCACTATTAACCAGGCTTAAAAACAATGGTTTGTTAAGCTACAACTGGGTAGAATCTACCTCGGGCCCACCGCGTAAATATTATACCTTAACCGAAGATGGTCGGGGCATTTTATCACAATTAGATCAAACCTGGCAGGAGCTGGCTTATGCTGTAGGTATTTCACAAAAAGGAGCCAATTCATAA
- a CDS encoding amino acid permease — protein MKKSIASIVAEANESGEGTLKRTLGPINLILIGVGLTLGAGLFSITGLAAANHSGPAVTLSFVIAALGCGFAALCYAEFASMIPVAGSAYTYSYATMGELFAWIIGWDLVLEYSVGCATVAISWSQYLTRFLASLHIYLPPQLTLSPFETAKLADGSAVHGIINIPAALVVVLMTAILIRGTKGSAIVNGIIVFLKVGVVLVFIALGWQYIDPANYHPYIPENTGTFGQFGWSGVLRGAGLVFFVFIGFDAVAASAQETKNPARDLPIGIIGSLVVCTVLFGLFGHVMTGLANYKEFANSGAPVAIAIEKTPYAWLSQAIILAILIGYTSVILIDLMAQSRMFYSISKDGLLPKMFSDVHAKFKTPYKSNIILCLFIGLFAAFVPMNVVGEMTSIGTLLAFLMVCVGILILRKTNPEAKRPFRVPLVPLIPVLGILTCIAMVVFLPWETWLRLAVWLAIGLAIYFGYGKKNSKLNTVEKQAEKR, from the coding sequence ATGAAGAAATCTATTGCCAGCATTGTTGCCGAGGCAAACGAAAGCGGCGAAGGAACGCTTAAAAGAACCTTAGGCCCCATCAACCTGATTTTAATTGGTGTTGGCCTGACACTTGGCGCCGGTTTATTTTCCATTACGGGTTTGGCAGCAGCCAATCATTCCGGCCCTGCAGTAACCCTATCATTTGTAATTGCCGCTTTAGGGTGCGGTTTTGCGGCACTTTGTTATGCAGAATTTGCCTCCATGATTCCCGTTGCAGGCAGTGCCTATACCTATTCTTATGCCACTATGGGCGAGCTTTTCGCCTGGATTATCGGCTGGGATCTGGTATTGGAATACTCTGTAGGTTGCGCTACAGTAGCCATTAGCTGGTCGCAGTATTTAACCCGGTTTTTGGCCAGCCTACACATTTATCTTCCCCCGCAATTAACTCTATCCCCTTTCGAAACCGCGAAACTGGCAGATGGTTCTGCTGTTCACGGCATTATTAACATCCCCGCAGCATTGGTTGTGGTATTGATGACGGCTATACTCATCCGCGGCACAAAAGGCTCGGCCATTGTAAATGGAATTATTGTATTTCTTAAAGTGGGCGTAGTGTTGGTTTTTATTGCTTTAGGCTGGCAGTATATCGATCCGGCAAATTATCATCCTTATATCCCCGAAAATACAGGGACATTTGGTCAGTTTGGATGGAGTGGTGTATTGCGCGGCGCAGGACTGGTATTTTTTGTGTTTATCGGTTTTGATGCCGTTGCCGCCTCAGCACAGGAAACCAAAAACCCAGCGAGGGATTTACCGATCGGTATTATTGGTTCATTGGTGGTTTGTACGGTTTTATTTGGATTGTTCGGTCACGTAATGACAGGCCTGGCCAATTACAAAGAATTTGCCAATAGCGGTGCACCGGTAGCCATAGCCATAGAAAAAACACCCTACGCCTGGTTAAGTCAGGCCATTATTTTAGCTATCCTGATTGGCTATACTTCAGTGATCCTGATCGATTTAATGGCACAATCGCGGATGTTCTATTCCATCAGTAAAGATGGATTATTACCAAAAATGTTCTCTGATGTACATGCAAAATTTAAAACACCATATAAATCGAACATTATCCTTTGTTTATTTATCGGTTTATTCGCTGCATTTGTGCCCATGAATGTGGTAGGCGAAATGACCAGTATCGGCACCTTACTGGCCTTTTTAATGGTTTGTGTAGGTATCCTGATTTTAAGAAAAACAAACCCTGAAGCTAAACGCCCATTTAGGGTCCCTTTAGTGCCATTAATCCCGGTTTTAGGCATTTTAACCTGTATTGCGATGGTGGTATTTTTACCTTGGGAAACCTGGTTAAGGCTTGCGGTTTGGCTGGCGATCGGATTAGCCATTTACTTTGGCTATGGTAAAAAGAACAGTAAATTAAACACTGTAGAAAAACAGGCTGAAAAGCGATAA
- a CDS encoding RND family transporter, with protein MWVKLSRFILQNRIAIIVFFVLGTIFMAYQAKNVKLSYTGSKILPVTDSAFVKYNAFKKTFGEDGSVMVVGIQSPDIFKKEVYNQWVQLSNDIQKLKGIKQVLSSGRIFQLEKDTVNQKFVLKPLPGGLVKTDTEMDSIRNTIYSNPFFEGLVYNRQNATLMAITFDTKILNTAERNPILKEIEAKAKAFQASTKIKVHISGLPYIRTAVSKLVSNEFVLFLGLSILVSALILLFFFKKFYAVFFPILVVVMGVIWSIGTLVLFGFELTILTGLIPPLIVIIGIPNSILLLNKYQNELRKHGDKQKALSITIERIAITTLIANITAAIGFGVLYFTGSELLMQFGSVASINVMVTWLMCLCLIPIIFSYLPAPKLKPQTHIDEGFLHKLLVKTDTLVQHKSGLICIGTIIISIIAFIGVMKINVNGYVVDDLPKNSEILTDLKFFEKNFEGILPLEVSVDTKKKNGVFNLTNLKRMEKLEKMISAYPEFSRSISVNMGLKYATQAFYNNDSTFFRLPDNLEKNFILAYIANGGKGNASLLTNFISKGNQSTRISFQMADVGSKRLDAIMAELKPRIDSILPPSKFDVELTGSSIIFSKGTDYMLRHLVESIALAIVLISLLRLAQFKSLGIMFISLLPNIVPLIITAGIMGYFGISLKPSTILIFTIAFGLASDQTIYFLTRYQQELNLTNFSVPKVITDTITETGVSMTHIALILFFGFGIFTASTFGGTVVLGLLLSITLLVALIFNLTLLPALVLWLDKKKVRKVVSDEESAKNAGEFDH; from the coding sequence ATGTGGGTTAAGCTATCGAGATTTATTCTTCAGAATCGTATCGCAATCATCGTATTTTTCGTGTTAGGAACAATTTTCATGGCTTATCAGGCCAAAAATGTAAAACTCTCCTATACCGGAAGCAAAATCCTGCCAGTTACCGATAGCGCATTTGTAAAATACAATGCTTTTAAAAAGACTTTTGGTGAAGATGGGAGTGTAATGGTGGTGGGGATACAATCGCCCGATATTTTTAAAAAAGAAGTATACAACCAATGGGTTCAGCTTTCTAATGATATTCAGAAATTAAAGGGTATTAAACAGGTCTTATCTTCAGGACGCATTTTTCAACTCGAAAAAGATACTGTAAATCAAAAATTTGTTTTAAAACCGCTTCCTGGCGGTTTGGTTAAAACTGACACCGAAATGGATTCGATCAGGAATACCATTTATAGCAACCCGTTTTTCGAAGGGCTGGTTTACAACCGTCAGAATGCTACTTTAATGGCCATTACTTTCGATACCAAAATCTTAAATACTGCCGAACGTAATCCTATTTTAAAAGAAATTGAGGCAAAGGCAAAAGCTTTCCAGGCTTCTACCAAAATTAAGGTGCATATTTCCGGTTTGCCATATATCCGTACGGCAGTAAGTAAATTGGTGAGTAACGAATTCGTATTGTTTCTGGGCTTATCGATCCTGGTTTCGGCCCTGATCTTATTGTTTTTCTTTAAAAAGTTCTATGCCGTATTCTTCCCTATTTTAGTGGTGGTAATGGGCGTAATCTGGAGCATCGGTACTTTGGTATTATTCGGATTCGAACTGACTATTTTAACAGGATTAATTCCACCACTGATTGTAATTATTGGTATTCCAAACAGTATTTTATTGCTGAACAAATACCAGAATGAACTTCGCAAACATGGTGACAAACAGAAAGCGCTAAGCATTACCATTGAAAGGATTGCCATTACCACTCTAATTGCAAACATTACCGCAGCCATTGGTTTTGGTGTGCTTTATTTTACCGGAAGTGAGCTATTGATGCAGTTTGGTAGTGTGGCCTCTATCAATGTGATGGTTACCTGGTTAATGTGTTTATGTTTAATCCCGATTATCTTCAGCTATTTACCCGCACCAAAACTTAAACCACAAACCCATATTGATGAAGGTTTTCTGCATAAATTATTGGTTAAAACCGATACCCTTGTTCAGCATAAAAGTGGCTTGATTTGTATCGGAACGATTATTATATCGATTATTGCTTTTATCGGAGTAATGAAAATCAACGTTAACGGATATGTGGTTGATGATCTTCCGAAAAACTCTGAAATTTTAACCGATCTTAAATTTTTTGAGAAAAATTTTGAGGGAATTTTACCTTTAGAGGTAAGTGTGGATACCAAGAAAAAGAACGGCGTTTTCAATTTAACCAACCTGAAAAGAATGGAAAAACTGGAAAAAATGATTTCGGCTTATCCTGAATTTTCTCGCTCCATTTCTGTAAATATGGGATTGAAATATGCTACTCAGGCTTTTTACAATAACGATTCAACTTTTTTCCGTTTACCGGATAACTTAGAAAAGAATTTTATTTTAGCGTACATCGCCAACGGCGGAAAAGGAAATGCAAGTCTGTTGACGAACTTTATCAGCAAAGGGAATCAAAGCACCAGGATCAGCTTCCAGATGGCTGATGTGGGCTCGAAACGGTTGGATGCGATTATGGCTGAGCTAAAACCGCGTATTGACAGCATTTTGCCTCCATCCAAATTTGATGTAGAATTGACCGGATCAAGTATCATATTTTCGAAAGGAACAGATTACATGTTAAGGCATTTGGTGGAGAGTATTGCACTTGCCATTGTATTAATATCGCTTTTAAGGTTGGCGCAGTTTAAGAGCTTGGGGATTATGTTTATTTCCCTGCTTCCGAACATTGTTCCTTTAATTATTACGGCAGGAATTATGGGCTATTTCGGCATTTCGTTAAAACCATCAACCATTTTAATTTTCACCATTGCCTTTGGTCTGGCATCCGATCAGACGATTTATTTCCTTACACGTTATCAGCAGGAATTAAATTTAACCAATTTCAGTGTACCCAAAGTAATTACGGATACCATTACTGAAACCGGTGTAAGTATGACGCACATCGCCCTAATTTTATTCTTTGGTTTTGGGATTTTCACAGCTTCTACCTTCGGAGGTACAGTAGTACTGGGTTTACTTTTATCAATAACTTTATTGGTGGCTTTAATTTTCAATTTAACGTTATTGCCTGCACTGGTTTTATGGTTAGACAAAAAGAAAGTAAGAAAAGTAGTTTCTGATGAGGAATCGGCGAAAAATGCTGGTGAGTTTGACCATTAA
- a CDS encoding NAD(P)/FAD-dependent oxidoreductase, translating into MDFDVIIIGGSYAGLSAALTLGRSTRNVLIIDAGKPCNRQTPHSHNFLTHDGDRPAEISKAAKAEVLKYSTVKFLNAKADSAKPIAGGFRVGIGDGQHFTSRKLLLATGLKDTLPGIKGLAACWAISAIHCPYCHGYEVKNEKIALLMNCDHAFDMVKNIHLWNKDLSILTNGKSELNVEQAEKLKSKSIAILEEEIVELEHQNGQLENIVFKNGEKIAFKAIYVKPEIEQHVNFSEQLGFELTDLKTIKVNEQQQTTAMGVYAAGDCATLFRSLPIVTAAGTMAAVMINKELISEDF; encoded by the coding sequence ATGGATTTTGATGTAATTATAATTGGAGGTAGCTATGCTGGTTTATCTGCCGCATTAACTTTAGGCCGTTCAACCCGGAATGTTTTGATAATCGATGCCGGCAAACCCTGTAACAGGCAAACCCCTCATTCGCATAATTTTTTAACGCATGATGGCGACCGGCCAGCCGAAATTTCCAAGGCAGCAAAAGCTGAAGTGTTAAAATATTCAACGGTTAAATTTTTAAATGCAAAAGCCGATTCGGCCAAACCAATAGCGGGTGGATTTCGTGTTGGCATAGGAGATGGACAGCATTTTACTTCCCGCAAATTATTATTGGCCACAGGTTTAAAAGATACGCTGCCCGGTATTAAAGGATTGGCCGCATGTTGGGCCATTTCTGCAATACATTGCCCTTACTGCCATGGATATGAAGTGAAAAATGAAAAAATAGCTTTGTTAATGAACTGTGATCATGCCTTCGATATGGTCAAAAACATCCACCTTTGGAATAAAGATTTAAGCATTTTAACCAATGGAAAATCAGAATTAAATGTAGAACAGGCCGAAAAGCTGAAATCTAAATCGATTGCCATTTTAGAAGAGGAGATTGTTGAACTGGAACACCAAAATGGTCAGCTCGAAAACATTGTTTTTAAAAACGGAGAAAAGATAGCCTTTAAAGCAATTTACGTTAAACCTGAAATAGAGCAGCATGTAAATTTTAGTGAACAGCTCGGATTCGAATTAACAGATCTGAAAACAATAAAAGTAAATGAGCAGCAACAAACTACTGCAATGGGCGTTTATGCCGCAGGAGATTGCGCAACCTTGTTCAGGTCATTGCCTATCGTTACAGCCGCTGGAACCATGGCTGCAGTGATGATCAATAAAGAGTTAATTTCTGAAGATTTTTGA
- a CDS encoding PspC domain-containing protein gives MEKTIIINIGNTIIHIEESAYERLKAYLNEVKQYFANHADDLEIVTDIENRIAELLTEQLEEQKKQVVDSANVNSVIGQMGRVQDFDTTEESEEQPVINNAYQYQYTEKKLYRDMDDRVVAGVCAGIAHYVNADPKWIRLATLLISFVGGFGVLVYALLWIIMPKAKSRVEKMEMKGEPANLQGFQKNLDEELQAVKERLNEVNKHAQPIFGRIGIFIGEFFEWLGRFISGTGKVIFKVIAGFIVVLGIFFLLALIIGIAAFQGFWDASIYEYFPFSIVNEGNRGIIVFGAFIVCFVPVLALVLFSIRVAFNKQAINKTFSFALLIIWLAGVAVTGYQAAKISSEFKQHAELTQTTDLKAYPVYTINIDKSKYFSKEDSVAYHIDANNRHQIVVDDFEDGPFVSPNHIRIDINKSETGTSRLTQKYESQGKTFQSALQNAQNISYNYVVKDSELIFSPRFQLRKGTIWRNQEVRLNLEIPVGTRLILKQDAYRYVNNYWTWECNDSENDHNDSSTWIMTDDGLKCVAKLKEEALKKQKLKEELYDLELLQKNKLTDTIYQDSVSNRIKEVKEELGIEPEQ, from the coding sequence ATGGAAAAGACTATCATTATCAATATAGGAAACACAATTATTCACATTGAGGAAAGTGCCTACGAACGCTTAAAGGCCTACCTGAATGAAGTAAAACAATATTTTGCCAATCATGCAGATGACCTTGAAATTGTAACGGATATTGAAAACCGGATTGCGGAACTGTTGACCGAGCAATTGGAAGAGCAGAAAAAACAGGTGGTAGATTCGGCCAATGTAAATTCGGTAATTGGACAGATGGGCAGGGTACAGGATTTTGATACGACGGAAGAAAGTGAAGAGCAACCGGTGATTAACAATGCCTATCAATACCAGTATACGGAGAAAAAACTGTACCGGGATATGGATGACCGTGTTGTGGCAGGTGTTTGTGCAGGTATAGCGCATTATGTAAATGCCGATCCAAAATGGATCAGGTTGGCTACATTGCTGATCAGTTTTGTTGGTGGATTTGGCGTATTGGTATATGCCCTGCTTTGGATCATTATGCCGAAAGCAAAATCAAGGGTAGAAAAAATGGAGATGAAAGGCGAACCCGCAAACCTTCAGGGTTTCCAAAAAAATCTGGATGAAGAATTACAGGCGGTTAAGGAACGTTTAAATGAAGTAAATAAACATGCTCAGCCTATATTCGGACGGATAGGCATTTTTATCGGTGAATTTTTCGAGTGGCTTGGGCGTTTTATATCGGGCACGGGAAAAGTGATTTTTAAAGTGATAGCAGGTTTTATCGTAGTGCTCGGGATATTCTTTTTACTGGCCTTGATTATCGGCATAGCCGCTTTCCAGGGATTTTGGGATGCCAGTATTTACGAATATTTTCCCTTCTCGATTGTTAATGAAGGCAATAGGGGCATCATTGTATTCGGTGCATTTATTGTATGTTTTGTGCCGGTTTTAGCTTTGGTGTTATTCTCGATCAGGGTTGCTTTTAACAAACAGGCCATCAATAAAACATTTTCTTTCGCACTGTTGATTATCTGGCTGGCAGGTGTGGCGGTAACTGGTTATCAGGCGGCCAAGATTTCATCAGAATTTAAACAACATGCAGAGTTAACACAAACCACTGACCTGAAAGCGTATCCGGTTTATACCATCAATATCGATAAAAGTAAATATTTCAGTAAAGAAGATAGTGTGGCTTACCACATTGATGCGAACAACCGCCACCAGATTGTAGTTGATGATTTTGAGGACGGGCCATTTGTTTCTCCGAACCATATCCGTATTGATATTAATAAAAGCGAAACCGGTACTAGCCGTTTAACACAGAAGTACGAATCGCAGGGCAAAACCTTCCAAAGTGCATTGCAAAATGCGCAGAACATTAGTTACAATTATGTAGTGAAAGATTCTGAACTGATTTTTAGTCCGCGGTTTCAATTGAGAAAGGGTACCATCTGGAGAAACCAGGAAGTAAGGTTAAATCTTGAAATTCCGGTGGGAACCAGATTAATTTTAAAGCAGGATGCTTACCGTTACGTTAATAATTACTGGACGTGGGAATGTAACGACAGCGAAAATGATCATAACGATTCCAGTACATGGATTATGACCGATGATGGTTTGAAATGTGTTGCCAAATTAAAAGAAGAAGCTTTAAAAAAACAAAAGCTAAAAGAAGAACTATACGATTTAGAATTGTTGCAAAAGAATAAACTTACGGATACCATTTATCAGGATTCTGTATCAAACCGGATTAAGGAAGTTAAAGAAGAATTGGGGATTGAACCTGAACAATAA
- a CDS encoding VOC family protein: MEDSKNSTSGTDTIPKVTGIGGIFFFSDHPKETKDWYAKNLGVEINAWGAVSFDSRNINNPDEVESLQWSPFKKGDEYFSPSKKEFMINYRVQNLEALLEKLKENGVTILDEIATYDYGKFVHIMDAEGNKIELWEPK, translated from the coding sequence ATGGAAGATTCAAAAAACTCAACTTCAGGTACCGATACCATACCAAAGGTGACAGGAATTGGTGGTATTTTCTTTTTCTCGGATCATCCGAAGGAAACTAAAGACTGGTATGCTAAAAATTTAGGAGTCGAAATCAATGCATGGGGTGCTGTAAGTTTTGATTCCCGGAATATCAACAATCCTGACGAGGTGGAATCACTTCAATGGAGTCCATTTAAAAAAGGGGATGAATACTTTTCGCCTTCAAAAAAGGAATTTATGATTAATTACCGCGTTCAAAACCTTGAAGCGCTATTAGAAAAACTAAAAGAAAATGGTGTAACGATACTCGATGAAATTGCCACTTATGACTATGGAAAGTTTGTTCATATTATGGATGCAGAAGGTAATAAGATTGAGTTATGGGAACCTAAATAA